The Triticum aestivum cultivar Chinese Spring chromosome 4B, IWGSC CS RefSeq v2.1, whole genome shotgun sequence sequence GCCCGGGCGGCGCCGCTTGCGGGCACGGTGGCCAGGCCTCGTCCTCCCCAGTTCTTACTCGATCCAGCGTCGCTACGTGATGTTCCTCCTGCTGAATCTGACGTGTGTACATGCGCGTCTCTCTTTGGGCAGGTGTGCCGGGaagaagcagagcagcggcggcggggcggtgccgGTGAACCCCGCGGCCGTGGCGCACACCACCTGCACCTGCGGCGAGCACTGCTCCTGCAGGCCGTGCTCCTGCGGCCGgctcggctccggcgacggcgacggcagggCCGACTGCACCTGCGGCCCCACCTGCACCTGCGTCGTCTGCACCGCCTGATCAACCCATCCGACTAGTCGTCGTAGCGTACCGTGTGTTTGTTGCTTCAGATGGACTGTACCACTCTGTCAGCCAGTGTACTCATGGCATGAATAAGAATCCTTCATCTTCAGTCTCCCTGTGCATTTTCTCTGGACAGATATCTTCGGTATCCTTCCACGCACAAGCGCACACACACAAGCTTAGTTACATCTCTCACTCGTTCACTCACTCACCAACATCTCATCACAAATCCGGCAAAAGCACTCCGAAAGAACACAAGAAGAACAGAGAAAAACACACCCCAAAATGTACTGTACAAGTATGCATGCTCTGAACACCAAGCTCAATCACAcagtcagtcagtcagtcagtcCCCTACGTTGAGCAGCACGTCCCACAGCGTCTCGTCGACCAGCTCCGACAGGATCTCCGCCTCCATCTCCTCGGCGATCCCGTCGACGTCGTCGCGGAACACGCCGCTCCAGGGGGACACGCCCATGTCGCGGCCGATGAGCCCGTCCACCGAGTTGGCGTCGCGGTCGACGCCTGGCGGTTCCAGCCACGTCTGAACGGATCTCCACAGCCCGTCGAGCAGCCTCCTGTCCGCGGACGCTCTTCTCGGCGGCGCCGCGTACCACTTGCTGAACACGCACAGTGTCGTCGAGCCCCGGGCGGCTCCGGGCAGCGCCTCGTTTATCAGGTCGAAGAGGAGGCGGTGGTCGACGTCATGGCCGTCTGAAACGGCTTCCGGAGGTGGTGTCGAGGAGGTGACTTGCTCGAACGCCCACTTGGGGATCGGCTTGATCGGTTGGCAGGTTAACGAGAGGTgatcgccggagttctggccgtgCATGCCGGCAACGACGAGGACGGCTCTGATGAAAGCTTTTGTCGGGTGATCCACCTCGGCCgtgtcgtcgtcatcatcgtccTGGACTGCTGAACTTGCTTGTGGGATTTCTTC is a genomic window containing:
- the LOC123093592 gene encoding EC protein I/II-like isoform X3 → MPCDDKCGCAMPCPGGAACGCAGKKQSSGGGAVPVNPAAVAHTTCTCGEHCSCRPCSCGRLGSGDGDGRADCTCGPTCTCVVCTA
- the LOC123093592 gene encoding uncharacterized protein isoform X1; its protein translation is MPCDDKCGCAMPCPGGAACGHGGQASSSPVCREEAEQRRRGGAGEPRGRGAHHLHLRRALLLQAVLLRPARLRRRRRQGRLHLRPHLHLRRLHRLINPSD
- the LOC123093592 gene encoding EC protein I/II-like isoform X2; its protein translation is MHAPTPVFHAKLKRPSTTCFCRSARCAGKKQSSGGGAVPVNPAAVAHTTCTCGEHCSCRPCSCGRLGSGDGDGRADCTCGPTCTCVVCTA